A part of Streptomyces sp. DSM 40750 genomic DNA contains:
- a CDS encoding glycoside hydrolase family 35 protein: MRTPALTTSSDGFLLHGEPFRIISGAMHYFRIHPDLWADRLRKARLMGLNTVETYVPWNLHQPGPDSPLVLDGLLDLPRYLSLARAEGLHVLLRPGPYICAEWDGGGLPSWLTSEPDIRLRSSDPRFTDALDRYLDILLPPLLPYMAANDGPVIAVQVENEYGAYGDDTAYLKHVHQALRSRGVEELLFTCDQAGSGHHLAAGSLPGVLSTATFGGRIEESLKALRAHQPEGPLMCSEFWIGWFDHWGEEHHVRDAASAAADLDKLLAAGASVNIYMFHGGTNFGFTNGANHDQCYAPIVTSYDYDAALTEPGDPGPKYHAFREVIARHAPVPDEPAPAPAPKLSGITVELDRRAPLLPYATALVAPAGRTEHPLTMEELGQRSGYVLYRTTFPEAGDGLLHFTGGVGDRAQVFVDGAPVGVLERERHDETLPLRVPHAGATLDVLVENMGGVNYGPRIGAAKGLLGPVTFNGTALLGWDAHRLPPADVSTVPFAPAEATPVTLPAFHHGTFEVDTPADTFLALPGWTKGQAWINGFHLGRYWNRGPQRTLYVPAPVLRPGANDLVLLELNATTSARAEFTDTPDLGPVKP; the protein is encoded by the coding sequence TTGCGCACGCCCGCTCTGACCACGTCCTCCGACGGTTTCCTCCTCCACGGTGAGCCGTTCCGGATCATCTCCGGCGCCATGCACTACTTCCGCATCCACCCCGACCTGTGGGCCGACCGGCTGCGCAAGGCCCGGCTGATGGGTCTGAACACCGTGGAGACGTACGTCCCCTGGAACCTCCACCAGCCCGGCCCGGACAGCCCGCTCGTCCTCGACGGACTGCTCGACCTGCCCCGCTACCTGAGCCTGGCCCGCGCCGAGGGCCTGCACGTCCTGCTGCGCCCCGGCCCGTACATCTGCGCCGAGTGGGACGGCGGCGGCCTGCCCTCCTGGCTCACCTCGGAGCCCGACATCCGGCTGCGCTCCAGCGACCCCCGCTTCACGGACGCCCTCGACCGCTACCTCGACATCCTGCTGCCCCCGCTGCTGCCGTACATGGCCGCGAACGACGGACCGGTCATCGCCGTCCAGGTCGAGAACGAGTACGGGGCGTACGGCGACGACACCGCGTACCTCAAGCATGTGCACCAGGCGCTGCGTTCACGCGGTGTCGAGGAACTGCTCTTCACCTGCGACCAGGCGGGCTCCGGCCACCACCTGGCCGCCGGCAGCCTGCCCGGGGTCCTGTCCACCGCCACCTTCGGCGGCAGGATCGAGGAATCGCTGAAGGCGCTGCGGGCCCACCAGCCCGAAGGGCCCCTGATGTGCTCGGAGTTCTGGATCGGCTGGTTCGACCACTGGGGCGAGGAGCACCACGTACGGGACGCGGCGAGCGCCGCGGCCGACCTCGACAAGCTCCTGGCGGCCGGTGCCTCCGTCAACATCTACATGTTCCACGGCGGCACCAACTTCGGTTTCACCAACGGCGCCAACCACGATCAGTGCTACGCCCCGATCGTCACCTCCTACGACTACGACGCCGCGCTCACCGAGCCGGGCGACCCCGGCCCCAAGTACCACGCCTTCCGCGAGGTGATCGCCCGCCACGCCCCGGTCCCGGACGAGCCGGCCCCGGCGCCCGCGCCCAAACTCTCCGGCATCACCGTGGAGTTGGACCGCCGGGCGCCCCTGTTGCCGTACGCGACCGCCCTCGTAGCTCCGGCGGGGCGCACCGAACACCCGCTCACCATGGAGGAGTTGGGGCAGCGCTCCGGCTACGTCCTCTACCGCACCACCTTCCCCGAAGCGGGCGACGGCCTGCTCCACTTCACCGGCGGGGTCGGCGACCGCGCCCAGGTCTTCGTGGACGGTGCCCCCGTCGGCGTACTGGAACGCGAACGCCACGACGAGACCCTGCCCCTGCGCGTTCCGCACGCCGGCGCCACGCTCGACGTCCTGGTCGAGAACATGGGCGGCGTCAACTACGGCCCGCGCATCGGCGCCGCGAAGGGCCTGCTCGGCCCGGTCACGTTCAACGGCACCGCCCTGCTCGGCTGGGACGCCCACCGGCTGCCGCCGGCCGACGTGTCCACGGTGCCCTTCGCCCCGGCCGAGGCGACCCCGGTCACCCTCCCCGCCTTCCACCACGGCACCTTCGAGGTCGACACCCCCGCCGACACCTTCCTCGCCCTGCCCGGCTGGACCAAGGGCCAGGCGTGGATCAACGGTTTCCACCTCGGCCGCTACTGGAACCGGGGCCCGCAGCGCACCCTGTACGTCCCGGCCCCCGTCCTGCGCCCCGGCGCCAACGACCTGGTCCTGCTGGAGCTCAACGCCACCACCAGCGCCCGTGCGGAGTTCACGGACACACCCGACCTGGGGCCGGTGAAGCCCTGA
- a CDS encoding GAF domain-containing protein, giving the protein MNSPYSSYEPPLDRLLLTPEDPAAPQRAARLAQLGLDSARAEFDAFARRLALELDAPYAMVNFVDDRRQFFAGLYTPDAGPVNIAQGQAAETSMSREMRLDHGFCPHTVKRTAALVLDDVCDYPRFAGNPVVDEIGIRSYMGAPLVDTLAGINLGTICVVDTDSRTWGRQRLEIIKHMAQEMSDQIQAIATGN; this is encoded by the coding sequence ATGAACAGCCCCTACTCCTCCTATGAGCCACCGCTCGACCGTCTGCTCCTGACCCCGGAGGATCCGGCCGCCCCGCAACGCGCGGCCAGGCTCGCCCAGCTGGGGCTGGACAGCGCCCGGGCCGAGTTCGACGCCTTCGCGCGCCGACTGGCCCTGGAGCTGGACGCGCCGTACGCGATGGTCAACTTCGTCGACGACAGGCGGCAGTTCTTCGCCGGGCTCTACACGCCGGACGCCGGGCCCGTGAACATCGCGCAGGGGCAGGCGGCCGAGACCTCGATGAGCCGGGAGATGCGTCTGGACCACGGCTTCTGCCCGCACACCGTCAAGCGGACCGCGGCGCTGGTGCTCGACGACGTCTGCGACTACCCGCGGTTCGCGGGGAATCCGGTCGTGGACGAGATCGGTATCCGCTCCTACATGGGCGCGCCGCTGGTCGACACGCTGGCGGGGATCAACCTCGGCACGATCTGTGTCGTCGACACCGACTCCCGGACGTGGGGACGGCAACGGCTGGAAATCATCAAGCACATGGCCCAGGAGATGTCCGACCAGATCCAGGCCATCGCCACCGGCAACTGA
- a CDS encoding beta-galactosidase, producing the protein MAPAHHIRLPAPAGPPLRGHLPFADAPGVADPIEVNSRWLTRGGRPWFPVSGEFHYTRYPAREWEEELLKMKAGGVTVVAAYVIWIHHEETEGRIRFDGDRDLRRFAELCARHGLDFIPRIGPWVHAEVRNGGLPDWVLARTEAPRTDDPAYLAPVRTWYTAIAEQLHGLDRSNGGPVVAIQIENELYDQPGHLLSLKRTAQEVGLSAPLWTSTAWGGVQLPPDELLPLYGGYTETFWTEADGGWPDTCRKHFFFTHQRDDEGIGADLRPTTVRGGDPSASVSRFPWATCELGGGMAVAYHRRPRVDPADIGALGLTKIGCGSVWQGYYMFHGGTNPMGELTPLQESHATGYPNDLPLLTYDFQAPLGEYGQYRPTYDELRLQHLLLSDFGHLIAPMASALPGRQPTGQDDLETLRWAVRGDGRSGFLFVNNHQPHEPLPDHPGTSFRVEFPGTEVPAGSAGSAGRVLSLPSSPVTIPQGACFCWPLRLDIAGLRLDWATAQPVCTVDDDSGRTILVLAATEGITPELALDVRTVTTVSAPSGEVTTVGERILVTGLRPGTDALVEVDATDGSRVGLLVLDAATARTAYRGPAWGAERLILSDGGIVFDDHAAEVRVHSSAPQPSFAVLPAPERTPVVAGATVKEGADGVFGRYTVVADENGPGGCGGADGTLPVAPVRPSGEAPPVTTGVQGRASAPADEYFDTVAAEYHVDVAIPDGLPPGTLLRVHWTGDVARAYVGDRLVADQFYSGRVWDIGLDRLPTGAEGVRLRVLPLPAGAPVYVPGWAGDSEIPAEVVRAEWITTRTWHLRPA; encoded by the coding sequence ATGGCGCCGGCGCACCACATACGCCTCCCGGCGCCCGCCGGACCCCCGCTGCGCGGTCATCTCCCCTTCGCCGACGCGCCCGGAGTCGCCGACCCCATCGAGGTCAACAGCCGTTGGCTCACGCGGGGCGGCCGCCCGTGGTTCCCCGTCTCCGGCGAGTTCCACTACACCCGCTACCCCGCCCGGGAGTGGGAGGAGGAACTGCTCAAGATGAAGGCGGGCGGGGTGACGGTCGTCGCCGCGTACGTCATCTGGATCCACCACGAGGAGACCGAGGGCCGCATCCGCTTCGACGGCGACCGCGACCTGCGGCGCTTCGCCGAACTCTGCGCCCGCCACGGCCTGGACTTCATCCCCCGCATCGGTCCCTGGGTCCACGCCGAGGTCCGCAACGGCGGCCTGCCGGACTGGGTCCTGGCCCGCACGGAAGCCCCCCGCACCGACGACCCGGCCTATCTGGCTCCCGTACGCACCTGGTACACGGCGATCGCCGAGCAACTCCACGGCCTGGACCGGTCCAACGGTGGACCGGTCGTCGCGATCCAGATCGAGAACGAGCTGTACGACCAGCCGGGACACCTGCTGTCGTTGAAACGGACGGCCCAGGAGGTGGGCCTGTCCGCCCCGCTGTGGACATCGACGGCCTGGGGTGGCGTCCAGCTGCCACCGGACGAACTGCTGCCCCTGTACGGCGGCTACACCGAGACCTTCTGGACCGAGGCCGACGGCGGCTGGCCCGACACCTGCCGCAAGCACTTCTTCTTCACCCACCAGCGCGACGACGAGGGCATCGGCGCGGACCTCCGTCCGACGACCGTACGCGGCGGCGACCCGTCGGCGTCGGTGAGCCGATTCCCCTGGGCAACCTGCGAGTTGGGTGGCGGTATGGCGGTCGCCTATCACCGCCGTCCACGCGTCGACCCCGCCGACATCGGCGCCCTCGGCCTCACCAAGATCGGCTGCGGCTCGGTCTGGCAGGGCTACTACATGTTCCACGGCGGCACGAACCCGATGGGCGAGCTGACCCCCCTGCAGGAATCCCACGCCACCGGCTACCCCAACGACCTCCCCCTCCTCACCTACGACTTCCAGGCCCCCCTCGGCGAATACGGCCAGTACCGCCCGACCTACGACGAACTCCGCCTCCAACACCTCCTGCTGTCCGACTTCGGCCACCTGATCGCCCCGATGGCCTCGGCCCTGCCCGGGCGGCAGCCGACGGGCCAGGACGACCTGGAGACGCTGCGGTGGGCCGTGCGGGGCGACGGGCGGTCGGGTTTCCTGTTCGTCAACAACCACCAGCCGCATGAGCCGTTGCCGGACCATCCGGGAACGTCGTTCAGGGTGGAGTTCCCGGGGACCGAGGTTCCGGCCGGCTCCGCAGGCTCGGCCGGCCGGGTTCTCTCCCTGCCGAGCTCACCCGTCACGATTCCCCAAGGCGCCTGCTTCTGCTGGCCGTTGAGGCTGGACATCGCCGGGCTGCGGCTCGACTGGGCCACCGCGCAGCCCGTCTGCACGGTCGACGACGACAGCGGTCGTACGATCCTGGTCCTGGCCGCGACGGAAGGCATCACTCCCGAACTCGCCCTGGACGTCCGCACGGTGACGACGGTCTCCGCGCCTTCGGGTGAGGTCACGACCGTCGGCGAGCGCATCCTGGTGACCGGGCTGCGCCCCGGCACGGACGCCCTGGTCGAGGTCGACGCCACCGACGGCAGCCGGGTCGGACTCCTGGTCCTCGACGCGGCGACGGCCCGTACCGCGTACCGGGGGCCCGCCTGGGGCGCCGAGCGGCTGATCCTCTCCGACGGCGGGATCGTCTTCGACGACCACGCGGCCGAAGTGCGCGTCCACAGCTCGGCCCCGCAACCGTCGTTCGCCGTGCTGCCCGCCCCGGAGCGGACTCCGGTGGTGGCCGGGGCCACGGTGAAGGAGGGGGCGGACGGGGTGTTCGGCCGCTACACGGTGGTGGCGGACGAGAACGGGCCCGGCGGATGCGGTGGCGCGGACGGCACGCTGCCGGTCGCCCCGGTCCGGCCCTCCGGCGAGGCCCCGCCGGTCACGACGGGCGTACAGGGGCGGGCGAGCGCGCCTGCCGACGAGTACTTCGACACGGTGGCCGCCGAGTACCACGTGGACGTGGCCATCCCCGACGGCCTTCCACCCGGCACCCTCCTCCGCGTCCACTGGACCGGCGACGTGGCCCGCGCCTACGTCGGGGACCGCCTCGTCGCCGACCAGTTCTACTCCGGCCGGGTCTGGGACATCGGCCTCGACCGGCTGCCGACGGGGGCGGAGGGTGTACGGCTGAGGGTGCTGCCGCTGCCGGCCGGGGCGCCGGTGTACGTGCCGGGCTGGGCGGGCGACTCGGAGATACCCGCGGAGGTCGTCCGAGCGGAGTGGATCACCACCCGCACCTGGCACCTCCGACCGGCCTGA
- a CDS encoding LacI family DNA-binding transcriptional regulator: MPRSVTDGSAAGGGGEARGARTPGGRSRRNFAGSRPVMDDVARLAGVSKQTVSRVLNDNPAVRAETREAVLEAMRTLGYRPSRSARSLASGRTRMLGVISFDAARYGPAATLTAINTAAQAAGYLVSSIALDTADRDTVVQAVDRLSAEGADGIIAIAPQRPVATALAQARPDTPLVMLDNGLGDGTPVVSSDFTAGARLATEHLLGLGHPTVRHIAGPTGWTSADRRAQSWRETLTKAGARVHEPLVGDWSADSGYELGRRLAGDPDVTAVFASNDQMALGLLRALHEAGRRVPDEVSVVGYDDIPEAAHLLPPLTTVRTDFSAIGTRSLRLLLTQLDDPADTGDSPERDPVIPVELIVRDSTGPTR, from the coding sequence ATGCCCCGAAGCGTCACGGACGGCAGCGCGGCCGGAGGCGGCGGCGAGGCCCGCGGAGCCCGCACCCCCGGTGGTCGCAGTCGGCGGAACTTCGCGGGTTCCCGCCCCGTCATGGACGACGTCGCCCGCCTGGCCGGTGTGTCCAAGCAGACCGTCTCCCGGGTGCTCAACGACAACCCGGCGGTCCGGGCGGAGACCCGCGAGGCCGTGCTGGAGGCCATGCGGACACTCGGGTACCGGCCGAGCCGGAGCGCGCGTTCGCTGGCCAGCGGGCGGACCCGGATGCTCGGGGTGATCTCGTTCGACGCGGCGCGCTACGGCCCCGCCGCCACCCTGACCGCGATCAACACGGCGGCGCAGGCGGCCGGCTACCTGGTCAGTTCCATCGCCCTCGACACGGCGGACCGGGACACGGTCGTCCAGGCGGTGGACCGGCTGTCGGCCGAGGGCGCGGACGGGATCATCGCGATCGCCCCGCAGCGCCCGGTGGCCACCGCGCTCGCACAGGCCCGCCCGGACACCCCGCTGGTGATGCTGGACAACGGCCTCGGCGACGGCACCCCCGTGGTCTCCTCGGACTTCACGGCGGGCGCACGGCTGGCGACCGAGCATCTGCTGGGCCTGGGTCATCCCACCGTCCGGCACATCGCGGGACCGACCGGCTGGACATCCGCCGACCGACGCGCCCAGAGCTGGCGGGAGACCCTGACGAAGGCCGGCGCGCGCGTCCACGAGCCCCTCGTGGGGGACTGGAGCGCCGACTCCGGCTACGAGCTGGGCCGTCGGCTGGCAGGCGATCCGGACGTCACCGCCGTCTTCGCCTCCAACGACCAGATGGCGCTCGGCCTGCTGCGCGCCCTGCACGAGGCCGGCCGGCGCGTTCCGGACGAGGTGAGCGTGGTCGGTTACGACGACATCCCGGAGGCGGCCCATCTGCTGCCCCCGCTGACGACCGTCCGTACCGACTTCTCGGCGATCGGCACGAGGTCGCTGCGCTTGCTTCTGACGCAGTTGGACGACCCGGCGGACACGGGTGACTCCCCGGAGAGGGACCCGGTCATCCCTGTTGAACTCATCGTTCGGGACAGCACGGGGCCGACGCGGTAG
- a CDS encoding GTP-binding protein, with the protein MVSVSSEPVVPTALKILIAGGFGVGKTTMVGSVSEVTPLATEEHITAAGRSVDDLRGVEKKVSTTVALDFGRITISPELVLYLFGTPGQDRFWFMWDDLSSGALGAVVLADTRRLDTSFAAVDFFESRGIPFAVGVNCFDGRREADAEQVRQALDLAPTVPVLLCDVRQRQSSKELLLAVLGAARRKMEARLVAAGLRPG; encoded by the coding sequence ATGGTGTCCGTCAGCTCCGAGCCGGTCGTACCCACCGCCTTGAAGATCCTCATCGCGGGGGGCTTCGGTGTCGGCAAGACCACCATGGTCGGCTCGGTGAGCGAGGTGACCCCGCTGGCGACCGAGGAGCACATCACCGCGGCCGGCCGCAGCGTGGACGATCTGAGGGGGGTCGAGAAGAAGGTCTCGACCACCGTGGCGCTGGACTTCGGCCGTATCACCATCTCGCCCGAGCTGGTGCTCTATCTCTTCGGTACGCCGGGCCAGGACCGTTTCTGGTTCATGTGGGACGACCTGTCCTCGGGTGCCCTCGGGGCGGTGGTCCTCGCCGACACCCGGCGGCTCGACACCTCCTTCGCCGCGGTCGACTTCTTCGAGTCCCGCGGCATTCCGTTCGCGGTCGGCGTCAACTGCTTCGACGGCCGCCGTGAGGCCGACGCCGAGCAGGTCCGTCAGGCGCTCGACCTGGCGCCCACCGTCCCGGTCCTCCTCTGCGACGTACGTCAACGCCAGTCCAGCAAGGAGCTCCTGCTGGCGGTGCTCGGCGCGGCCCGCCGGAAGATGGAGGCCCGGCTGGTGGCGGCGGGCCTCCGCCCGGGCTGA
- a CDS encoding helix-turn-helix domain-containing protein, with product MTAETDWGGAPSVLRMILGRQLEELRTRAGLTFEQAGEAIGVSHSTIRRMEAAKVARLRLPDVEKLLQVYGVRDQQEIETFLKSVREANKRGWWHTYRDVLPDWFAAYLSLEQAALQIRAYEAQFVHGLLQTEEYARALLGAGNPHAATEDTERRVALRMRRQELLTREQPPRLWVVMDETVLRWPVGGPDVMRAQIDHLIELNRLPHVTVQLMPFHHGPHPAMRAGAFHLFRFRARELPDIVYLNGLVGAVYLDKGDDVVVYREALDRLGAQSAPARKTEALLGAIRKEL from the coding sequence GTGACCGCGGAAACGGACTGGGGCGGTGCCCCCTCCGTGCTGCGCATGATCCTCGGCAGACAACTGGAGGAGCTCCGTACCCGTGCCGGGCTGACGTTCGAGCAGGCGGGCGAGGCGATCGGGGTGAGCCACTCCACGATCCGCCGTATGGAGGCCGCCAAGGTCGCCCGGCTCCGCCTCCCGGATGTCGAGAAACTGCTCCAGGTCTACGGCGTACGGGACCAGCAGGAGATCGAGACCTTCCTCAAGTCCGTCCGCGAGGCCAACAAGCGCGGCTGGTGGCACACCTACCGCGACGTACTGCCCGACTGGTTCGCCGCCTACCTGAGCCTGGAGCAGGCGGCGCTCCAGATCCGCGCGTACGAGGCGCAGTTCGTGCACGGCCTGCTCCAGACGGAGGAGTACGCGCGCGCCCTGCTCGGCGCCGGGAATCCGCACGCGGCGACCGAGGACACCGAGCGGCGGGTGGCACTGCGGATGCGGCGCCAGGAACTCCTCACCCGTGAGCAACCGCCTCGGCTGTGGGTGGTGATGGACGAGACGGTGCTCCGCTGGCCGGTCGGCGGGCCGGACGTGATGCGCGCCCAGATCGACCATCTGATCGAGCTCAACCGCCTGCCGCATGTGACGGTCCAGCTCATGCCGTTCCACCACGGTCCGCACCCGGCCATGCGGGCCGGTGCGTTCCACCTCTTCCGGTTCAGGGCACGCGAGTTGCCGGACATCGTCTACCTCAACGGTCTGGTGGGCGCCGTGTATCTCGACAAGGGCGACGACGTGGTCGTCTACCGCGAGGCTCTGGACCGGCTGGGCGCGCAGTCGGCGCCCGCCCGCAAGACCGAGGCCCTCCTCGGTGCGATACGCAAGGAGCTCTGA
- a CDS encoding ATP-binding protein — MFGLPAVPASAGEARRTVRELLGEWGVRPETCEDALLITSELVTNALTHTDSEWIVCRLDITGRRLRIEVEDQNSGHAQPARRRPGPDDQNGRGLMLVGMLSSDWGVRETPQRSGRVVWAELPSEGRETAEPAPPTAPYENEGIPLTDPSWT; from the coding sequence GTGTTCGGACTGCCCGCGGTGCCCGCCTCGGCGGGCGAGGCGCGCAGAACCGTGCGCGAGTTGCTCGGCGAGTGGGGGGTGCGTCCGGAGACCTGTGAGGACGCGCTCCTGATCACGTCCGAGCTGGTCACCAACGCGCTCACCCACACGGACAGCGAGTGGATCGTGTGCCGGCTGGACATCACCGGCCGTCGGCTCCGGATCGAGGTCGAGGACCAGAACAGCGGCCACGCACAGCCTGCCCGGCGTCGTCCGGGCCCCGACGACCAGAATGGGCGAGGGCTCATGCTGGTCGGCATGCTCAGCAGCGACTGGGGGGTCAGAGAGACCCCACAACGGTCCGGTCGCGTCGTCTGGGCAGAACTGCCGTCGGAGGGCCGGGAAACCGCCGAGCCCGCCCCTCCGACGGCTCCGTACGAGAACGAGGGCATCCCCTTGACCGACCCGTCCTGGACCTGA
- a CDS encoding DUF397 domain-containing protein gives MKARDLGTQDWHRPWSDDAGGACVEVKKLSDGRVAVRQSTDPDGPALLFTPHEMTSFLAGVKAGEADFLL, from the coding sequence ATGAAGGCCCGTGACCTAGGCACCCAGGACTGGCACCGACCGTGGAGCGACGACGCGGGCGGTGCCTGCGTGGAGGTGAAGAAGCTCTCCGACGGCCGGGTCGCCGTACGCCAGTCGACCGACCCGGACGGCCCGGCGCTGCTCTTCACCCCCCATGAGATGACCAGTTTCCTGGCCGGCGTGAAGGCGGGCGAGGCCGACTTCCTGCTCTGA
- a CDS encoding SAM-dependent methyltransferase, which translates to MPDNGWPADRIDTEHAHSARIYDYILGGKDYYPADKEAGDAMAHEWPALPVHMRANRDWMNRAVRWLAEKAGMRQFLDIGTGIPTSPNLHEIAQSVAPESRVVYVDNDPIVLTLSQGLLASTPEGKTAYIEADFQDPETVLGSSEFLETLDLTKPVALTVIAIVHFVLDEDDAVGIVRRLLEPLPSGSYLAMTIGTAEFAPEEVGRVAREYAARDMPMRLRTIDEAHEFFDGLELVEPGIVQVHKWHPDGTGEQDIRDEDIAMYGAIARKP; encoded by the coding sequence TTGCCCGACAACGGATGGCCGGCCGACCGGATCGACACCGAGCACGCGCATTCCGCGCGTATCTACGACTACATCCTCGGTGGCAAGGACTACTACCCGGCCGACAAGGAGGCCGGTGACGCGATGGCGCACGAGTGGCCGGCCCTGCCGGTCCATATGCGCGCCAACCGCGACTGGATGAACCGCGCGGTGCGCTGGCTCGCCGAGAAGGCGGGCATGCGCCAGTTCCTCGACATCGGAACCGGCATCCCCACCTCCCCCAACCTCCACGAGATCGCCCAGTCGGTGGCACCCGAGTCCCGGGTCGTCTATGTGGACAACGACCCGATCGTCCTCACTCTGTCCCAGGGGCTGCTGGCCAGCACCCCCGAGGGCAAGACCGCCTACATCGAGGCCGACTTCCAGGATCCGGAGACCGTCCTCGGCTCCTCCGAGTTCCTGGAGACCCTCGACCTGACCAAGCCGGTCGCGCTCACCGTGATCGCGATCGTCCACTTCGTCCTGGACGAGGACGACGCGGTCGGTATCGTGCGCCGGCTGTTGGAACCCCTCCCCTCGGGCAGCTACCTGGCGATGACCATCGGCACCGCCGAGTTCGCCCCCGAGGAGGTGGGCCGCGTCGCCCGCGAGTACGCGGCCCGCGACATGCCGATGCGGCTGCGCACCATCGACGAGGCCCACGAGTTCTTCGACGGCCTCGAACTCGTCGAGCCCGGCATCGTCCAGGTCCACAAGTGGCACCCGGACGGCACGGGCGAGCAGGACATCCGCGACGAGGACATCGCGATGTACGGGGCGATCGCAAGGAAGCCGTGA
- a CDS encoding acyl-CoA dehydrogenase family protein, whose translation MEHVFTTQDHEDLRQRVREFAERVVRPLIPEMETSRTALVGLSRLIAQQGWIGATIDPVYGGMGAGHLAKTVIIEELSRVSGAMGAMVQASQLGVAKIIHFGDENQKRTWLPRIAAGEVLPTIAVTEPGSGGHVAGMESSAVRDGDDYILNGRKVFVGNSHVGDVHGVVVRTGPGSKGMTAFLVESDRPGFSLADQVPSMGLHGFSFGELIFDNCRVPAANRLGEEGEGLAVAYSSSVLYGRLNLTAVSLGIHQAVFEETARYCGEVNRYGKPLGHLPNIKIELGRMLQRLTLARQSAYLAAHLLDNGRPCDVELMSAKLFNVESSIESAQASVKMHAACGLFTDRPVERYLRDAFHIYAPAGTSEIQGLRLGEFALGENKGQWSERLADLVRTPQAESRETELSPVG comes from the coding sequence GTGGAACACGTCTTCACAACACAGGACCACGAGGATCTACGGCAGCGGGTACGCGAGTTCGCCGAGCGTGTGGTACGGCCGCTGATACCCGAGATGGAGACCTCCCGTACCGCTCTGGTGGGGCTCTCCCGGCTGATCGCCCAGCAGGGGTGGATCGGTGCCACGATCGACCCGGTCTACGGCGGCATGGGCGCGGGTCATCTCGCCAAAACCGTCATCATCGAGGAACTGTCCCGTGTCAGCGGCGCGATGGGGGCGATGGTCCAGGCCTCCCAGCTGGGCGTTGCCAAGATCATCCACTTCGGGGACGAGAACCAGAAGAGGACCTGGCTGCCGAGGATCGCCGCGGGAGAGGTGCTGCCGACCATCGCCGTCACCGAGCCGGGGTCGGGGGGCCACGTAGCCGGCATGGAGAGCAGCGCCGTACGGGACGGCGACGACTACATCCTCAACGGCCGCAAGGTCTTCGTCGGCAACAGCCATGTGGGGGACGTGCACGGGGTCGTCGTCCGCACCGGCCCGGGCTCCAAGGGCATGACGGCGTTTCTCGTCGAGTCCGACCGGCCCGGCTTCTCCCTCGCCGATCAGGTGCCCTCCATGGGCCTGCACGGCTTCAGCTTCGGGGAGCTCATCTTCGACAACTGCCGGGTGCCGGCCGCCAACCGGCTCGGCGAGGAGGGCGAGGGCCTGGCCGTCGCCTACTCCTCGTCGGTGCTCTACGGCCGCCTCAACCTCACGGCGGTGTCCCTGGGCATCCACCAGGCGGTGTTCGAGGAGACCGCCCGGTACTGCGGTGAAGTGAACCGCTACGGAAAGCCGTTGGGGCACCTGCCCAACATCAAGATCGAGCTGGGACGGATGCTGCAACGCCTCACCCTCGCGCGGCAGAGCGCCTATCTCGCCGCGCATCTGCTGGACAACGGGCGGCCCTGCGACGTCGAGCTCATGTCCGCGAAACTCTTCAATGTCGAGTCGTCCATCGAGTCGGCCCAGGCCTCCGTGAAGATGCACGCGGCCTGCGGCCTGTTCACCGACCGCCCGGTGGAGCGCTATCTACGCGACGCCTTCCACATCTACGCACCCGCCGGCACCTCCGAGATCCAGGGCCTCAGACTGGGCGAGTTCGCGCTCGGCGAGAACAAGGGCCAGTGGTCGGAGCGTCTCGCCGATCTGGTCCGTACCCCGCAGGCCGAGTCGCGGGAGACGGAACTGAGCCCCGTCGGCTAG
- a CDS encoding roadblock/LC7 domain-containing protein, giving the protein MTEQERPGPQLDWLLDGLVERIPEIRCAIVLSGDGLLIGKSKDIRFDDAEHLSAVGSGMHSLARGVARHFHGGEVQQTVIQMERAFLFVTAAGRGARLAAIASEEVDVGMMAFEMGTLVKQVGKYLSATPRSETPSGYVQDA; this is encoded by the coding sequence ATGACAGAGCAGGAACGCCCCGGTCCCCAACTGGACTGGCTGCTGGACGGGCTTGTGGAACGGATACCCGAGATCCGCTGCGCCATCGTGCTGTCCGGCGACGGCCTCCTCATCGGCAAGTCGAAGGACATCCGGTTCGACGACGCGGAGCATCTGTCCGCGGTCGGCTCGGGCATGCACAGCCTGGCCCGGGGCGTGGCCCGCCACTTCCACGGCGGCGAGGTCCAGCAGACGGTCATCCAGATGGAGCGGGCGTTCCTCTTCGTCACGGCCGCGGGCCGGGGCGCGCGGCTCGCCGCCATCGCCTCGGAGGAGGTGGACGTCGGCATGATGGCGTTCGAGATGGGCACGCTGGTCAAACAGGTCGGCAAGTACCTGAGCGCCACGCCCCGTTCGGAGACCCCGTCCGGTTACGTGCAGGACGCGTGA